The Meles meles chromosome 12, mMelMel3.1 paternal haplotype, whole genome shotgun sequence genome includes a window with the following:
- the TRAFD1 gene encoding TRAF-type zinc finger domain-containing protein 1, protein MAEFLDDQDTQLCDNCKKEIPVFNFTIHEIHCQRNIGMCPICKEPFPKSDMESHMATEHCQVTCKCNKKLEKRQLKKHEETECPLRLALCQHCDLELSVLKLKDHEDYCGARTELCGSCGRNVLVKDLKTHPDVCGRDGEEKRDEVAMPPNAYDESWGQDGIWIASQLLRQIEALDPPMRIPRRPLRAFESDVFHSRTSNQRNMTAQFPIQNNLLEEQERQERNRTRQPPKEGGEDSANLDFMLALSLQNEGQAHSVAEQDFWRAVCGTDQSLEGSNALNDMKGAADQTMLPCEFCEELYPEELLIDHQTSCNPSCALPALSAGSTSPKGVEGPDVIFQKFLQQAASNQLDSLMGLSNSPPVEDSIIIPCEFCGVQLEEEVLFHHQDQCDQRPATANNHVTEGIPRQDFQPPETSPELPKRRVRHQGDLSSGYMDDIKQETAKGPTYPLPPNRPINNMTATCNRLSTSTSGPRPGCQPSPPRILKLNNLDSQDGRARNRNSHNAAMASGHVPVIHPVRNLYPENLVPTFSRGPSGRYGVSGRSEGGRNSRVTSTAANYRNRTAKAKPPKQQGAGDAEEEEEEE, encoded by the exons CAAAAAAGAAATTCCTGTGTTTAATTTTACCATCCATGAGATCCACTGTCAAAGGAACATTGGTATGTGTCCTATCTGCAAGGAACCATTTCCCAAATCCGACATGGAGAGTCACATGGCGACAGAACATTGTCAG GTGACCTGCAAATGTAATAAGAAGTTGGAGAAGAGACAGTTAAAGAAGCATGAG GAGACTGAGTGTCCTCTACGGCTTGCCCTTTGCCAGCATTGTGATTTGGAACTTTCTGTTCTCAAACTGAAGGACCATGAAGATTACTGTGGTGCCCGGACGGAGTTATGTGGCAGTTGTGGGCGCAATGTCCTGGTGAAAGATCTGAAGACTCATCCTGATGTCTGTGGAAGAgatggggaggaaaagagagatgagGTTGCCATGCCTCCTAATGCATATGATGAGTCCTGGGGTCAAGATGGCATCTGGATTGCATCCCAGCTCCTCAGGCAAATTGAGGCTCTGGACCCCCCTATGAGGATACCCCGAAGACCTCTGAGAGCCTTTGAATCAGACGTTTTCCATAGTAGAACTTCCAACCAAAGGAACATGACAGCCCAGTTTCCAATTCAGAATAATCTGT tggaAGAACaagaaaggcaggaaaggaaTAGAACCCGACAGCCCCCAAAAGAGGGTGGTGAAGATAGTGCAAACTTGGACTTCATGTTGGCCCTAAGTCTGCAAAATGAAGGGCAGGCCCACAGTGTGGCAGAGCAGGACTTCTGGAGGGCTGTATGTGGTACAGACCAGTCCCTTGAAGGTTCCAATGCTCTCAATGACATGAAGG GTGCAGCTGACCAGACCATGTTGCCTTGTGAATTTTGTGAGGAGCTCTACCCAGAGGAACTGCTGATTGACCATCAG acaAGCTGTAATCCTTCCTGTGCCTTACCTGCACTTAGCGCGGGCAGCACTTCCCCCAAAGGGGTGGAGGGCCCTGATGTCATCTTCCAAAAGTTTTTGCAGCAGGCTGCGAGTAACCAGTTAGACTCTTTGATGGGCCTGAGCAATTCACCCCCTGTGGAGGATAGCATCATCATCCCATGTGAATTCTGTGGGGTacagctggaggaggaggtgcTGTTCCATCACCAG GACCAGTGTGACCAACGCCCAGCCACAGCAAACAACCATGTGACAGAGGGGATTCCTAGAcaggatttccagcctccagagacCTCACCAGAGCTGCCCAAGAGGCGTGTCAGACACCAGG gaGACTTGTCTTCTGGTTACATGGATGATATCAAGCAGGAAACAGCTAAAGGGCCCACCTACCCTCTTCCCCCCAATAGACCCATTAACAATATGACAGCGACTTGTAACCGACTGTCAACATCCACATCAGGCCCCAGACCTGGGTGCCAGCCTAGCCCTCCTCGAATACTGAAGCTCAACAACTTAGACAGCCAGGATGGCCGGGCACGCAATCGAAACAGCCATAATGCGGCTATGGCCAGCGGACATGTTCCAGTGATTCACCCAGTGCGAAATCTCTACCCAGAAAACCTTGTACCCACCTTCTCTCGTGGTCCTTCAGGGAGATACGGAGTAAG TGGTAGGAGTGAAGGTGGCAGGAACTCGCGGGTCACCTCCACAGCTGCTAACTACCGAAACAGAACTGCGAAG GCAAAACCCCCCAAGCAGCAGGGAGCTGGGGatgcagaggaggaagaggaggaagaataa